One Panicum virgatum strain AP13 chromosome 9K, P.virgatum_v5, whole genome shotgun sequence genomic region harbors:
- the LOC120649004 gene encoding rhodanese-like domain-containing protein 8, chloroplastic isoform X1, giving the protein MASAVHQNCHRLLGLLLRPLPAPGPHPRLSFSPRPAGVRSFFPAPGCRLGTDAVALAEPELVPPEEEEEEDEDARFVVVTFYKFVPLEDPRAEVASHLHFLQGRDIHGRIYLNEQGINAQYSGPRKDAAAYADWVKKDHRFHDMLVQTSPALAGHAFPRLKLRYKPSLVQLEGGSLHLPLLDPSMRAMPLTPSKWKERLEARASLDDVSSSEMSGRKLLLLDVRNDYEWDVGHFEGSQRPNVDCFRSTSFGLSGEYLKLQVSDPLNGVDKEKTDILMYCTGGIRCDVYSTILRKKGFQNLYTLEGGVSNYLKAEGPAGWVGNLFVFDGRLSLPPATFRRPACWPSSSSSSSEEEEQKQRWVGRCYACGSEVVELRHRNCANIDCNRLYMSCGWCAEALAGCCCSDCKAAPRLRPLLPGYQRYLKWHVYRDGLDC; this is encoded by the exons ATGGCGTCCGCCGTCCACCAAAACTGCCACCGCCTCCTCGGGCTCCTCCTCCGGCCTCTCCCCGCCCCGGGTCCCCACCCCCGCCTCTCCTTCTCGCCGCGCCCTGCCGGCGTCCGTTCCTTCTTCCCCGCTCCCGGTTGCCGCCTCGGTACAGATGCCGTTGCGCTTGCAGAGCCAGAGTTGGTGcccccggaggaggaggaggaggaggacgaagaCGCCCGGTTTGTCGTGGTGACCTTCTACAAATTCGTGCCCTTGGAGGACCCCCGCGCCGAGGTCGCCAGCCACCTCCATTTCCTCCAG GGACGCGATATACATGGACGCATTTACTTGAATGAGCAGGGAATCAACGCTCAG TACAGTGGTCCACGCAAAGACGCAGCGGCATATGCAGACTGGGTTAAGAAAGATCATCGGTTTCATGATATGCTTGTTCAAACGTCGCCCGCTTTAGCTGGGCATGCCTTTCCTCGATTGAAACTCCGGTACAAGCCATCACTTGTTCAG ttAGAAGGAGGGAGTTTGCATCTTCCATTGCTGGACCCTAGCATGCGTGCAATGCCGTTGACTCCGTCAAAATGGAAGGAAAGACTTGAAGCTAGGGCAAGCCTTGATGATGTGTCCTCAAGTGAAATGTCTGGAAGGAAGCTTCTGCTGCTTGATGTCAGGAATG ACTATGAATGGGACGTTGGGCACTTTGAAGGTTCTCAGCGGCCTAACGTGGATTGCTTCAGAAGCACTTCCTTCGGGCTCTCGGGAGAG TACTTGAAATTGCAGGTGTCGGATCCTCTGAATGGCGTAGACAAAGAGAAGACGGATATACTGATGTACTGCACCGGCGGGATAAGATGTGATGTATATTCAACAATTCTCAG GAAGAAGGGCTTTCAGAATCTGTATACACTGGAGGGAGGAGTGTCCAACTATCTCAAGGCGGAGGGACCCGCGGGGTGGGTGGGGAATCTCTTCGTCTTCGATGGCCGGCTatcgctgccgccggcgacgttCAGGCGGCCTGCTTGttggccgtcgtcgtcgtcgtcatcatcagaAGAAGAGGAGCAGAAGCAGAGGTGGGTGGGGCGCTGCTATGCGTGCGGATcggaggtggtggagctgcgCCACCGCAACTGCGCCAACATCGACTGCAACCGCCTTTACAT GTCCTGCGGCTGGTGCGCCGAGGCGCtggccggctgctgctgctccgacTGCAAGGCCGCCCCTCGGCTGCGCCCGCTCCTGCCGGGCTACCAGAGATACTTGAAATGGCATGTCTACCGTGATGGATTGGATTGTTAG
- the LOC120649004 gene encoding rhodanese-like domain-containing protein 8, chloroplastic isoform X2: MASAVHQNCHRLLGLLLRPLPAPGPHPRLSFSPRPAGVRSFFPAPGCRLGTDAVALAEPELVPPEEEEEEDEDARFVVVTFYKFVPLEDPRAEVASHLHFLQGRDIHGRIYLNEQGINAQYSGPRKDAAAYADWVKKDHRFHDMLVQTSPALAGHAFPRLKLRYKPSLVQLEGGSLHLPLLDPSMRAMPLTPSKWKERLEARASLDDVSSSEMSGRKLLLLDVRNDYEWDVGHFEGSQRPNVDCFRSTSFGLSGEVSDPLNGVDKEKTDILMYCTGGIRCDVYSTILRKKGFQNLYTLEGGVSNYLKAEGPAGWVGNLFVFDGRLSLPPATFRRPACWPSSSSSSSEEEEQKQRWVGRCYACGSEVVELRHRNCANIDCNRLYMSCGWCAEALAGCCCSDCKAAPRLRPLLPGYQRYLKWHVYRDGLDC; the protein is encoded by the exons ATGGCGTCCGCCGTCCACCAAAACTGCCACCGCCTCCTCGGGCTCCTCCTCCGGCCTCTCCCCGCCCCGGGTCCCCACCCCCGCCTCTCCTTCTCGCCGCGCCCTGCCGGCGTCCGTTCCTTCTTCCCCGCTCCCGGTTGCCGCCTCGGTACAGATGCCGTTGCGCTTGCAGAGCCAGAGTTGGTGcccccggaggaggaggaggaggaggacgaagaCGCCCGGTTTGTCGTGGTGACCTTCTACAAATTCGTGCCCTTGGAGGACCCCCGCGCCGAGGTCGCCAGCCACCTCCATTTCCTCCAG GGACGCGATATACATGGACGCATTTACTTGAATGAGCAGGGAATCAACGCTCAG TACAGTGGTCCACGCAAAGACGCAGCGGCATATGCAGACTGGGTTAAGAAAGATCATCGGTTTCATGATATGCTTGTTCAAACGTCGCCCGCTTTAGCTGGGCATGCCTTTCCTCGATTGAAACTCCGGTACAAGCCATCACTTGTTCAG ttAGAAGGAGGGAGTTTGCATCTTCCATTGCTGGACCCTAGCATGCGTGCAATGCCGTTGACTCCGTCAAAATGGAAGGAAAGACTTGAAGCTAGGGCAAGCCTTGATGATGTGTCCTCAAGTGAAATGTCTGGAAGGAAGCTTCTGCTGCTTGATGTCAGGAATG ACTATGAATGGGACGTTGGGCACTTTGAAGGTTCTCAGCGGCCTAACGTGGATTGCTTCAGAAGCACTTCCTTCGGGCTCTCGGGAGAG GTGTCGGATCCTCTGAATGGCGTAGACAAAGAGAAGACGGATATACTGATGTACTGCACCGGCGGGATAAGATGTGATGTATATTCAACAATTCTCAG GAAGAAGGGCTTTCAGAATCTGTATACACTGGAGGGAGGAGTGTCCAACTATCTCAAGGCGGAGGGACCCGCGGGGTGGGTGGGGAATCTCTTCGTCTTCGATGGCCGGCTatcgctgccgccggcgacgttCAGGCGGCCTGCTTGttggccgtcgtcgtcgtcgtcatcatcagaAGAAGAGGAGCAGAAGCAGAGGTGGGTGGGGCGCTGCTATGCGTGCGGATcggaggtggtggagctgcgCCACCGCAACTGCGCCAACATCGACTGCAACCGCCTTTACAT GTCCTGCGGCTGGTGCGCCGAGGCGCtggccggctgctgctgctccgacTGCAAGGCCGCCCCTCGGCTGCGCCCGCTCCTGCCGGGCTACCAGAGATACTTGAAATGGCATGTCTACCGTGATGGATTGGATTGTTAG
- the LOC120649004 gene encoding rhodanese-like domain-containing protein 8, chloroplastic isoform X3 — protein MADGEGRDIHGRIYLNEQGINAQYSGPRKDAAAYADWVKKDHRFHDMLVQTSPALAGHAFPRLKLRYKPSLVQLEGGSLHLPLLDPSMRAMPLTPSKWKERLEARASLDDVSSSEMSGRKLLLLDVRNDYEWDVGHFEGSQRPNVDCFRSTSFGLSGEYLKLQVSDPLNGVDKEKTDILMYCTGGIRCDVYSTILRKKGFQNLYTLEGGVSNYLKAEGPAGWVGNLFVFDGRLSLPPATFRRPACWPSSSSSSSEEEEQKQRWVGRCYACGSEVVELRHRNCANIDCNRLYMSCGWCAEALAGCCCSDCKAAPRLRPLLPGYQRYLKWHVYRDGLDC, from the exons ATGGCGGATGGCGAG GGACGCGATATACATGGACGCATTTACTTGAATGAGCAGGGAATCAACGCTCAG TACAGTGGTCCACGCAAAGACGCAGCGGCATATGCAGACTGGGTTAAGAAAGATCATCGGTTTCATGATATGCTTGTTCAAACGTCGCCCGCTTTAGCTGGGCATGCCTTTCCTCGATTGAAACTCCGGTACAAGCCATCACTTGTTCAG ttAGAAGGAGGGAGTTTGCATCTTCCATTGCTGGACCCTAGCATGCGTGCAATGCCGTTGACTCCGTCAAAATGGAAGGAAAGACTTGAAGCTAGGGCAAGCCTTGATGATGTGTCCTCAAGTGAAATGTCTGGAAGGAAGCTTCTGCTGCTTGATGTCAGGAATG ACTATGAATGGGACGTTGGGCACTTTGAAGGTTCTCAGCGGCCTAACGTGGATTGCTTCAGAAGCACTTCCTTCGGGCTCTCGGGAGAG TACTTGAAATTGCAGGTGTCGGATCCTCTGAATGGCGTAGACAAAGAGAAGACGGATATACTGATGTACTGCACCGGCGGGATAAGATGTGATGTATATTCAACAATTCTCAG GAAGAAGGGCTTTCAGAATCTGTATACACTGGAGGGAGGAGTGTCCAACTATCTCAAGGCGGAGGGACCCGCGGGGTGGGTGGGGAATCTCTTCGTCTTCGATGGCCGGCTatcgctgccgccggcgacgttCAGGCGGCCTGCTTGttggccgtcgtcgtcgtcgtcatcatcagaAGAAGAGGAGCAGAAGCAGAGGTGGGTGGGGCGCTGCTATGCGTGCGGATcggaggtggtggagctgcgCCACCGCAACTGCGCCAACATCGACTGCAACCGCCTTTACAT GTCCTGCGGCTGGTGCGCCGAGGCGCtggccggctgctgctgctccgacTGCAAGGCCGCCCCTCGGCTGCGCCCGCTCCTGCCGGGCTACCAGAGATACTTGAAATGGCATGTCTACCGTGATGGATTGGATTGTTAG